A stretch of Rhododendron vialii isolate Sample 1 chromosome 4a, ASM3025357v1 DNA encodes these proteins:
- the LOC131322993 gene encoding uncharacterized protein LOC131322993, whose product MQEPNAHFFTPQESGQNKNETQNQNPNLPKHSKQPPHHRCYNHHTNHRNHDSPYCRHAQSQHTISTHSIATNNPAKSHHPPPETAKAPLSKRPAISNKVERRSTTGSRKPAEQDTPSRISGGISPEGGGGGNEEGGGKGKKEGGTTAHRGEERRQGKGRRKRKTKRGARGRRRRLPPSKQTTAARVSLVKV is encoded by the exons ATGCAAGAGCCAAACGCTCACTTCTTCACACC ACAAGAGTccggacaaaacaaaaacgaaacacaaaatcaaaaccctaacctgcCGAAACACTCAAAACAACCACCGCATCACCGCTGCTACAACCACCACACCAACCACAGGAATCACGACAGCCCCTACTGCCGCCATGCCCAATCCCAACACACCATATCCACTCacagcatcgccaccaacaACCCAGCAAAATCGCACCATCCACCACCCGAAACGGCTAAAGCGCCGCTAAGCAAGAGACCGGCTATCTCTAACAAGGTAGAAAGGCGGTCCACAACGGGATCCAGAAAGCCGGCGGAACAAGATACACCCAGCAGAATATCCGGCGGGATCTCACCggaggggggagggggtggAAACGAGGAAGGTGGTGGGAAGGGGAAGAAGGAGGGGGGAACAACAGCCCACAGAGGAGAGGAGCGGCGGCAAGGGAaggggagaagaaaaaggaagacaaaAAGAGGCGCCCGGGGGAGGAGGCGGCGCCTCCCCCCAAGCAAGCAAACAACGGCGgctagggtttctttagtaaaagtttag